A single region of the Anaerostipes rhamnosivorans genome encodes:
- a CDS encoding KH domain-containing protein: MKHLLEVIAKALVDQPDEVTVIERETEDALILELHVAPGDMGKVIGKQGRIAKAIRTVVKASVDKGDKKIVVDIQ, encoded by the coding sequence ATGAAACATTTGTTAGAAGTGATTGCAAAAGCCCTCGTAGATCAACCGGACGAAGTAACAGTAATCGAGCGTGAGACTGAAGATGCTTTAATCTTGGAATTACATGTTGCCCCAGGAGATATGGGAAAGGTCATTGGCAAACAGGGAAGGATTGCAAAAGCGATTCGGACTGTGGTCAAGGCTTCCGTTGATAAAGGCGACAAAAAGATTGTTGTAGATATACAATAA
- the ffh gene encoding signal recognition particle protein: MAFESLSEKLQNVFKNLRSKGRLTENDVKAAMKEVKRALLEADVNFKVVKTFIKAVQDRAVGQDVLNGLNPGQMVIKIVKEEMEALMGSTTTEIQLKPGNEITVILMAGLQGAGKTTTTAKLAGQYKQKGKRPLLVACDVYRPAAIKQLQVNGEKQGVPVFSMGDKMNPVDIAKASMEHAAKNGNNIVILDTAGRLHIDEDMMTELIAIKSAIDVYQTILVVDAMTGQDAVNVAKDFNEKVGVDGVILTKMDGDTRGGAALSIRSVTGKPILYIGMGEKLDDLQQFYPDRMTSRILGMGDVLTLIEKAEATVDEEKALEMQQKLRKASFTFDDFLEQMEQVKKMGGLSDMLSMIPGLGNQLKGADLDDSMMDKTASIIYSMTKEERANPEIINPSRRKRIADGAGVQISEVNKLCKQFQNQKKMMKQMSGMFGGKGGKKGRFKLPF; the protein is encoded by the coding sequence ATGGCATTTGAAAGTTTATCTGAGAAACTTCAAAACGTATTTAAGAATTTAAGAAGCAAGGGACGTTTGACGGAGAATGACGTAAAAGCAGCCATGAAAGAAGTAAAAAGGGCGCTTTTGGAAGCCGATGTCAACTTTAAAGTCGTAAAGACCTTCATCAAAGCTGTCCAGGACCGAGCAGTGGGGCAGGACGTGTTAAACGGACTGAATCCGGGACAGATGGTGATTAAGATCGTAAAAGAAGAGATGGAAGCGCTGATGGGCTCCACGACCACGGAGATCCAGTTAAAGCCCGGCAACGAGATCACAGTCATCCTGATGGCAGGTCTCCAGGGTGCAGGTAAGACGACCACCACGGCCAAGCTTGCGGGCCAATACAAACAAAAGGGCAAACGCCCGCTTCTGGTAGCATGTGATGTTTACCGCCCCGCGGCGATCAAGCAGCTGCAGGTCAACGGAGAAAAACAGGGAGTGCCGGTCTTTTCCATGGGAGATAAGATGAATCCTGTGGACATCGCCAAAGCATCCATGGAACATGCAGCAAAGAACGGCAACAACATTGTCATTCTGGATACGGCAGGACGATTACATATCGATGAAGATATGATGACAGAACTGATTGCCATCAAAAGCGCCATCGATGTATATCAGACGATTCTTGTGGTCGATGCTATGACCGGACAGGATGCAGTCAACGTGGCAAAAGATTTTAATGAAAAAGTCGGAGTTGACGGCGTTATCTTAACTAAGATGGACGGCGACACCCGGGGAGGAGCTGCTCTCTCGATCCGCTCCGTAACCGGAAAACCGATTTTATATATTGGTATGGGAGAGAAGTTGGATGACCTCCAGCAGTTTTACCCAGACCGCATGACCAGCCGGATTCTCGGCATGGGAGACGTGCTGACACTGATTGAGAAGGCGGAAGCTACCGTCGATGAGGAAAAGGCGCTGGAGATGCAGCAAAAGCTCCGTAAAGCTTCTTTTACTTTCGATGATTTCTTAGAACAGATGGAACAGGTGAAGAAGATGGGCGGGCTTTCCGATATGCTGTCTATGATCCCTGGACTTGGGAATCAGTTAAAAGGTGCAGACCTGGACGACAGCATGATGGATAAGACAGCATCGATTATCTATTCCATGACAAAGGAAGAGCGTGCCAATCCTGAGATCATCAATCCTTCCAGAAGGAAGAGGATCGCAGACGGAGCCGGTGTGCAGATATCAGAGGTCAATAAGCTCTGCAAGCAGTTCCAGAACCAGAAGAAGATGATGAAACAAATGTCAGGTATGTTTGGTGGCAAGGGCGGCAAAAAAGGAAGATTTAAATTACCTTTTTAA
- the rpsP gene encoding 30S ribosomal protein S16, translating into MAVKMRLKRMGQKKSPFYRVVVADSRSPRDGKFIEEIGTYDPNQDPSVIKFDEDAAKKWLSQGAQPTDTVAKLLKVAGIEK; encoded by the coding sequence ATGGCAGTAAAGATGAGATTAAAAAGAATGGGACAGAAAAAGTCTCCTTTTTATAGAGTGGTTGTAGCAGATTCCAGATCTCCTAGAGATGGAAAATTCATCGAAGAAATCGGTACTTACGATCCGAACCAGGATCCAAGTGTGATCAAATTCGACGAAGACGCTGCAAAAAAATGGTTATCTCAGGGTGCACAGCCAACAGATACTGTTGCAAAGTTACTTAAAGTTGCTGGAATTGAAAAATAG
- the ylxM gene encoding YlxM family DNA-binding protein — MEWIVEQTLLYDFYGELLTEHQKEIYEDHVLNDLSPSEIAGEHGITRQAAYDMIRRCNKILAGYEKKLHLVEKFLRTKEKVTEIHLLAKSILHADDQEEIKIEIRKIEQVSNGILEDL; from the coding sequence ATGGAATGGATTGTAGAACAGACGCTCCTATATGATTTTTACGGAGAGCTTCTGACTGAGCACCAAAAAGAAATATACGAAGACCATGTACTGAACGATTTGTCTCCCAGCGAGATTGCCGGAGAACACGGCATCACGAGACAGGCTGCCTATGACATGATCAGGCGCTGTAACAAGATCCTCGCTGGATATGAGAAGAAGCTGCACCTTGTGGAAAAGTTTTTGAGGACGAAAGAAAAGGTAACAGAGATTCATCTTCTGGCCAAAAGCATTTTACATGCGGATGATCAGGAGGAGATCAAGATAGAGATCAGAAAGATTGAGCAGGTATCCAACGGGATTCTGGAAGATTTGTAA